The Caulobacter vibrioides sequence GTCGATCTTCTGGAAGCGACGGACCAGGGCCCGATCCTTCTCGAAGTGCTGACGGAACTCCTTATAGGTGGTCGAGCCCATGCAGCGCAGCGTGCCCGAGGCCAGAGCCGGCTTGAGCAGATTGCTGGCGTCCATGGCCCCGCCGCTGGTGGCGCCGGCGCCGATCACGGTGTGGATCTCGTCGATGAACAGCACCGCGTTCGGGTGGTTCTCCAGCTCCTTGACGACCTGCTTGAGGCGTTCCTCGAAGTCGCCGCGATAGCGGGTGCCGGCCAGCAGCGCGCCCATGTCGAGCGAGTAGATGGTGGCGCCTTCCAGGACCTCGGGGACCTGGTGGGTGACGATCTTGCGCGCCAGGCCCTCGGCGATAGCGGTCTTGCCGACGCCCGGATCGCCCACCAGCAGCGGGTTGTTCTTGGTGCGGCGGCACAGGATCTGGATCGCGCGCTCGACCTCGTTGGCGCGGCCGATCAGCGGATCGACCTTACCCTGGCGGGCCTTTTCGTTGAGGTCGACGCAGTAGGCCTCCAGCGCTTCGCCGCCGGTCTTGGCGTTCGACTTTTCGCCGTCCTCCTCGGTCGCGTTCGATCCGGCGCTGGCGCCCTTGACGCTCTTGGGTTCCGACGCCCCGGCCTTCTTGGCGATGCCGTGAGCAATGAAGTTGACCGCGTCATACCGCGTCATGTCCTGCTCCTGCAGGAAGTAGGCGGCATGGCTTTCGCGTTCGGAGAAGATGGCGACCAGCACATTGGCGCCGGTCACTTCCTCGCGGCCGGACGACTGGACGTGGATCACCGCGCGCTGGATCACGCGCTGGAAGCCGGCGGTCGGCTTGGCGTCCTCGTCATCGTCCACCACCAGGGAGGAGAGTTCGACGTCGAGATAGTTGGAAAGGCTCTTCTTCAGCGCGGTGAGATCGACGTCGCACGCACGCATGACTCCGGCGGCGTCCTCGTCGTCGGTCAGGGAAAGCAGAAGGTGCTCCAGCGTCGCGTACTCGTGCTTACGCTGGTTGGCGTAGGCGACGGCGCGATGCAGGGACTCTTCCAGGGGGCGCGAAAAAGAGGGCAACGGCGGAGGCTCCTCAGTCCTTTTCCATGGTGCACTGCAGGGGGTGCTGATGGCGTCGCGCCGAGTCGATGACTTGGGCGACCTTGGTTTCTGCGACTTCGTAAGTGTAGACGCCACAAACGCCCACACCGTTTTGGTGGACATGCAGCATGATACGCGTCGCATCTTCGCGCGACTTGTTGAAGAACCGTTCGAGCACGTAGACGACGAACTCCATCGGCGTGTAGTCGTCGTTGAGAATTAGAACGCGATAGAGCGAAGGCTTCTGTGTCTTCGGCTTCACTTCCGTGACGACCGACGACCCGACGCCGTTACCTTGCCCGCCTTGCTTCCGCTCGGCCATCGACTTGTTCTCTCCCGGCGAGCAAATCACCCGCCTGCCTGGATTAGATATGGAAACGCGGCGGCTTTGGAAGAGCCGAAGCGCCGCTGCGCCGCTTTAGCACAGAGGCGCCTCGGTTTTCGGCTTCACGTTTGAGAGAGTGAAGGCCGCGCGCGAACGGTTCCACGGGGGGAAGCGTCGAGATGGTGCTCGATGTCGCCTCGCGCAAGAGCGGACGTCACCGCCCCTTGAGGGCGCGGCCGGTGACCACGGCGGCGGCGCCGAACTTGCCGCGTAGCGCGTCGATGGCGGTCTCGCTTTTCAAGGCGCGGCGCTCTTCGTCCGCGAACATGTCAGCGCCGGCCGTGTCGGCGTCGACGAACTCGGTCAGGCCCGCGCCGATCAGGCGATAGGCCAGGCCGCGGGGCTCGGCGGCCAAGAGCTCGCGGGCGACCTGGAACAGGGTGCGGGCCGTCTGGGTCGGCACAGCCAGCGTGCGGCGGCGGGTATGAATCTTGAAGTCGGGGGTGCGCAGTTTCAGCGTCGCGACGCGGCCCGCGACGCCTTCCTTACGCGCCTGCTTGGCGACCTTTT is a genomic window containing:
- the clpS gene encoding ATP-dependent Clp protease adapter ClpS, which translates into the protein MAERKQGGQGNGVGSSVVTEVKPKTQKPSLYRVLILNDDYTPMEFVVYVLERFFNKSREDATRIMLHVHQNGVGVCGVYTYEVAETKVAQVIDSARRHQHPLQCTMEKD